In Paraburkholderia aromaticivorans, the sequence TCTACGAGCTGCGATAGCGGCTCACCGCTTGGTCGCAACATCGTAGCGAGGCCGTCGATGGTGAGCTGGATCACGAGGCCGAGCGCCGCGATCGGTGCCGCCCATCCGATTATCCGACTCATGTTCTCGGCGACGACTTGCGTCGTTACCGTGTCCATGTAGTTGAATATCTGTGTTACGCCATCGTAGGCCATGACTTTTCCTTGGTTGTCGAGCTTTGCCGACGCTGGATCACTTTTCCGTGAGCCGTTTCAGTGCGCCGTCCTTCCCGTACAAATGAACGGCACCGTTCGCGTCCTTCGCGTTCAGGCAGTCGGACCCCTGACGTTGATACTGAGCTGGATCGTTATCGCACGCATGCACGCGAGCTTCGCGCTCCGCGTCGTGCTGGATATACCAATCCTTCTCGTGATATTCCTTACCGCACGCGGCGAGGAAAAACACTGCTGTGATGCAAAGGTATTTGTTCATGCGTAGCTCCTTAGTTCCCGCTCAGATTGGGTGCTTGATTCTGTTCGTCGTCGTCGCCGATCAGGTATCGCTTTTGCGCAACTGCCTTCTGCTGTTGCAGTAGTTGTTGTTGTGCCTGCTGGCCCATCGCCATGAGTTGAAGCTTGGTCTGCTCGCCGTTAATAGCGCCGTGCGCGGTCTGGATGCGGGCCTGCAAGTCCTCGATCTGCTTTTGCGTCGTGGCCTGTCCGATCTGCTGTGTAAGTGACTGCATGTCGTTCAGCTCGCGCATCTGGTTGTCGTAGGCCTGTTCGGTCATTGCGCGGTCGTAGGCCCCCTTCGCGTGAAGCTGCTGGTCGATGAAAGTCAGCGCATCGCCACGGCCCATGCTGCGAATCTGACTGTCGAACTGAGACAGGATGGACGACGCGGAACCGGATACGCTGGAGGTGCTGTTCATCGCGTCGGAATAGACCTGGCTCCAGTTCTGCGGCAGGTTGTTGCGAAGGGTCGAAATACTCGTTGGCAACATGTTTTGATAGCTGCCGATAGTTCCGCTCATTGCTTCATATTGCTGTCGCGCCTGGTCGAGCTGTGCCTTCATTTGCGCGATCTGTTGAAGGAAATTTGCGGCACGTTGAGCGAGTGACGTTGGATCGGTGACAACGATCTGCGCGTGCGCGCCGGCGCACGAGGCGGCCAGCACGATTGCGATTGCGGTTTGTTTCCAGAGCTTCACGGCGGTTCTCCTAGTAACGGCTCGACTTCTTACCGACGACAGCCGCGTAGTAACGCGGTAACCACACGTTCGGATCGTCGGTGCCAAGGTCGCGAATGAGCTTTTCGAGCCGATCCGCGTTGTCCGGCGTGCCGGACAGAATGCTGAGTTCTTCGTCCATGCCGTCGAGCTTCATCACGGCAAGGCCGGATTGGCCGCTCTGCTTGATGAGGAATTGCCGGCTGTGTTCGGGAATGGACTTGACCGCGTCGTACTCAGCCGGCGCGAGCTTCAGGGCTGCGGGACCGGTGTAATCCTCCGGGTCCGCATCGCGGTTTTCGAGCAGGAGCAACGTCACCATCTGCTGGATAACGGTCTTGCCGATGCTGCTCGAAATGGCGTCGTTCGGCTCCTGCGTCGAGAACACGTAAATGCAGTCTTTCTTACGGTCGTTCTTGATGCCCCGCTTGATTTCGCGGACCATGATCGGGTCATCGAGATACTGTGCAAACTCATCGAATACCTGGATGAATCGACGCTTGCCGTCGATAGTCGAACGCACGCGGAAGTTGAGATACATCAGCATTGGCGTGCGGGTGACAGGCGCAACCTCGTCCTTCCCGACGAGGAATTCCGTCAGGTCGAATGCGTTGATATCGCGCGTGTTGAAGTCGAGCGTGTCGGCTTCGTTATCGAACAGCCACCCATAATCGCCGTTGCGCGTCCACGGCCTGAGCATGGCTGCCAATGTCATGCGCGCACCTGGGCCGCGATAGGGATCGGGCAAATGCTCCACCACGGCGGTGATGGACCGGTCGGCAAGCGGAATGAGCGTCTGTTCGCCCCGGTGAGCCTCCGGATCATCGATGGGCGGCCCCATGACGGCATCAATGGCCGCCGACAGGTCGTCTACTTCGTGCTGCTCAAGTGGCTCGCCGTTCAGGGTGGTTTCGGCAAGCACGCGCAACAGACGCTTCACGAATGCGATGTAGATGCGCGTGGGGTCGAGCTGGAGAGGTTGCCATCCAGTCGGCACGCCGTCCTTAAGCACCGTGTAACGCCCGTGGAGTGCCTTGACGAGCGGGTACATGCCGCGATCGCGATCGTAGATCGCCATGCGGGGATCAATGGAAATCTCTGTCGCGAACGTCAGCAGGAGGTCCAGGAGGGTCGTCTTGCCCGAACCGATACGCCCGAAGATGCCTGTCACGCCAGGGGGCCGCTTGCCGAACGAACGCTCCTTCTTCGGCGTCGAGTGGAAACTGAAAAACGCCGGCGTGCCGCTGACGGCACGAAACAGGGCAATCGCCCTGCCCCACGGGTTATCAGTGGCCTTGCCGGAAAGGAAGTTGTGAAACGACGAGAAACAGAAGAAATTCCAGCTATTGACCGGCACCGGGCGCGGCACGAACGCCGTATTGCCAGGCAGGCGGCTGTAATACGCTGCCTCCGACGCCATGCCGACCGCGCCCGCTGCGACGCCGCACTGATTGAGCATGACCTTGGCCTGACGTGCCAGTGTCTGAGCCTGTTCGGCCGTGTCGCCGATCACATGCATGGTCGCATAGTGAAAGCCCATCACGAACCGGCCGGAAACGAGATCGTCACGGGCATCCGTAATCTGGCTGATCTGCGAATGGCTTGGATCGCCAGTTTCGATCAGCGACAGTTGCTGGTTGCGTAGAAAGATGCGGCCGGCCGCCTTGGACATGCAGAAAAACACCTGCGTGAGAACGAATTCGAACGGAGCCTCCATCAACAGGTTAAGCTGCCCCGGCTCCGTCTCTTCCTCATACTCACGAATCTCGACGGCCGCTGTGAAAAGGTTGCGGTCGATGGTGCGGATCTGGATCACGTCGCCGAACAGCGAACTGACCGGGCGATTCGTCATCAGGTAGTCGCGGATGCGGCCCCGGCACACCGGCACCGGGGACCATTCGCCGTTCGCAAGGAACCCAAGCCATTCCAGCGCACGCGAGAACACATGGCGCTGCGCCGCCGGCACCGGGTCCGCTGCTGCACCGTCATCGCCGGCCGGCAGGCTCGCGAGAAGGTCGCCTTCGATATCGTCGTCCAGCTCGTCGGCGTCGTCGGTCGTGTCGTCCTGTTCCTCGATCAGGTTGCCGTTCTTGTCGCGGTAATACAGGCCCAGCGGTTCGATACCATACGAATGCATCGCGCCGGTTAGCTGGGTCGCGATATCTTCGAGCGCGGCGATAGCCTGCTTTTGCCGCTCGTCCAGTTGCTCGCGCGAGGGCCGGTCGAACCGTGCCAGGAATTTTTGCGTGAGGTCGCCGACCGGGTTATAGACGACCGTCAGATACAGGTCGTTCGTCATCAGCGGCGTTTTTTCGAAGCTCTTGCGATATTTCGCGTCCAGCTCGCGCGCAAAGCGAGTCTTGAAGTTACCGGCCGGATAGCTCTCGATTTGGTGGTGATGCAGATGCGTCCAGAGCTTCACGTGTTCGTTGCCGATCTGCTTTGCAACGTGGTTGAGGTCGAGAACCCACGACCTGAGCGTTTCGTCGTGGGCGCTCTGGTGCGTGCGGCCGGGGACGCGAAACACGATCAGATATTCCCCTCCGATCGTGCTGATAATGGTTTCGGTAAGGTGCTGCGAATAGGGAATGTTCTTCACGAAGGAAGGTTCCTTCGTGAAGGTCTTGGTTTCGCTGATATTCCGGATAGCGACCGCCATGCTATACCTCGCCTCGAATGTCGTTAATCGACGGCGCGCTGTAATCGACCGGCGAATAACTGGACCCTCCCCACAACCGCGTGAAGGCGGATTCGTACATGTTGCGAACCTTCGTTTTCAGCCATAGACCGATGATGCGAAACATGCGGTCATCGTGTTTCGTGATGCCCCACTCGATAAGCCACAGCACGCCAAACACAAGCAGCGCCCACAAGTGGATCACCATGAACAGGGACGCCGAAAACATGAAGGTCAGGACGAACACGTTGCGGGGAACCAGCAGCCACGTCGCTACGCGCGTCGCCCCCTTGAAGAGTGGGAACTTCTTAGCCATCAGACGAGGCCGAAGAAACCCACGATCGCCGACGCGGAGCCGATGATGATGAGGCCGAGAACCGGGTTGACCACCTGATGGAACTTGATCAGGTGGAAGAAGATGCCGGCACCGATTGCGACGATGCCGAGAATGCATGCGGCGGGAATCCAGAGCATCACCCACGAGTGCATCGAGTTCAGCGAGGACGCGCCGGTGTCAACGGCAAAGGCTTGACTCGCCGCGACTAGTGCTAGGGCGCCAACGACGATTTGTGCAGCTTGAATGTGCTTTTTCATCTCAGGTTCACTCCAGGGTTAAAGTCTCGGATTCCCACTCGAAATCCGAAAAGGACAACTGGCACTCTTTGACACCGACTTTTGTATCGAGCCAATCGACCAAGGCGCGCAGGTCGGACCACGTTCTAGGTTCCAGGCTCTTCTTGACCCGGAACGCGCACGTGTACGCCTGGCCGGCGTCGTTCTCGATGTCGAGAAACGGTATCCACTCGCGTTTTTCGATACGATGGATTGCGACACGCACGACCCGCCATTCACGCAAGATGCTTTCGAGCTGGCCGAGCATCGCCAGATAAACGACTTTCTTTTTCATTGGTCACCTTTCGTTGAGGCCCGGCGTATGTACGCGCCGATTTCGGGATGGGCGAATGCGCCCGCTTCGATCTGATTTGCCGCGCCAGGCTCGCCAAGCTGCGTGCGCTGGTTCGACGCGGGTGGGTTCTGCTGCTGCGTGAGCTGCGCGGCGGCCGGCGCTGGTCCGGCTGGGTCGCTGACGTTGCTCGAGCTGCTGCTCGAGGTGTTCGGGTCGATTGGCCCGTCGAGCAAGGCCGGGATCTTCAGCTTGACCTGTGCGACGACACGCTTCACGTAGCCGTTTGCAAAGCCCTTCTGCTGGTTGCCGGTGTTGTAGCAGGACAGCGCCCGCTGCAAGGCCGCCTGCCCCTCCCCTACCTGCTGGACAGCACGGGCGTAGCAGTCGCCGAGAACCTGTGCGCCGGCGCGCAGATTCGTGCAGGGGTCCAGCAGTTGTGTACCGGTGAGGCCAAGGCTGCGAAAATTGGCCGAATTGATCTGCGCGTAGCCAACGTCATAATTCCAACCGCGCGCATCGAGCTTGGCGAGCGCATTGCGGGCTTCCTGCTCGGTGGTGGGCTGACGATCCAGGCTGTGACCGCCGTTCACGTTGATGGCGAACTGGTTGTTATGCGACTCGGCGCTGACCAGGTAAGCAACCGTGAGCGGATGCACGTCAGGCGCGCACGTGCGTGCCAATGCGAGAACCTGTGGAGACAGGCTCCCGTGTGCGTACCCGAAGGCCGGAGCAGCGGCCGACAAGCACAAGGCGAGCATTGATAATTTTTTCACATTCACATTTGCGCTGTTTTTGCGACTGTGATAAATAATAAAGGAACCCTCAGTCGTGTCAACCACGGAGAGAAATGAAGGTCGGCGACTCATCAATCGGGAAGACGGCGTCGTGATCGAATTCGTACCGTTTCCGTC encodes:
- a CDS encoding EexN family lipoprotein; this encodes MNKYLCITAVFFLAACGKEYHEKDWYIQHDAEREARVHACDNDPAQYQRQGSDCLNAKDANGAVHLYGKDGALKRLTEK
- a CDS encoding type IV secretion system protein; this translates as MKLWKQTAIAIVLAASCAGAHAQIVVTDPTSLAQRAANFLQQIAQMKAQLDQARQQYEAMSGTIGSYQNMLPTSISTLRNNLPQNWSQVYSDAMNSTSSVSGSASSILSQFDSQIRSMGRGDALTFIDQQLHAKGAYDRAMTEQAYDNQMRELNDMQSLTQQIGQATTQKQIEDLQARIQTAHGAINGEQTKLQLMAMGQQAQQQLLQQQKAVAQKRYLIGDDDEQNQAPNLSGN
- a CDS encoding conjugal transfer protein TraB, whose amino-acid sequence is MAVAIRNISETKTFTKEPSFVKNIPYSQHLTETIISTIGGEYLIVFRVPGRTHQSAHDETLRSWVLDLNHVAKQIGNEHVKLWTHLHHHQIESYPAGNFKTRFARELDAKYRKSFEKTPLMTNDLYLTVVYNPVGDLTQKFLARFDRPSREQLDERQKQAIAALEDIATQLTGAMHSYGIEPLGLYYRDKNGNLIEEQDDTTDDADELDDDIEGDLLASLPAGDDGAAADPVPAAQRHVFSRALEWLGFLANGEWSPVPVCRGRIRDYLMTNRPVSSLFGDVIQIRTIDRNLFTAAVEIREYEEETEPGQLNLLMEAPFEFVLTQVFFCMSKAAGRIFLRNQQLSLIETGDPSHSQISQITDARDDLVSGRFVMGFHYATMHVIGDTAEQAQTLARQAKVMLNQCGVAAGAVGMASEAAYYSRLPGNTAFVPRPVPVNSWNFFCFSSFHNFLSGKATDNPWGRAIALFRAVSGTPAFFSFHSTPKKERSFGKRPPGVTGIFGRIGSGKTTLLDLLLTFATEISIDPRMAIYDRDRGMYPLVKALHGRYTVLKDGVPTGWQPLQLDPTRIYIAFVKRLLRVLAETTLNGEPLEQHEVDDLSAAIDAVMGPPIDDPEAHRGEQTLIPLADRSITAVVEHLPDPYRGPGARMTLAAMLRPWTRNGDYGWLFDNEADTLDFNTRDINAFDLTEFLVGKDEVAPVTRTPMLMYLNFRVRSTIDGKRRFIQVFDEFAQYLDDPIMVREIKRGIKNDRKKDCIYVFSTQEPNDAISSSIGKTVIQQMVTLLLLENRDADPEDYTGPAALKLAPAEYDAVKSIPEHSRQFLIKQSGQSGLAVMKLDGMDEELSILSGTPDNADRLEKLIRDLGTDDPNVWLPRYYAAVVGKKSSRY
- a CDS encoding type IV secretion system protein VirB3, which codes for MAKKFPLFKGATRVATWLLVPRNVFVLTFMFSASLFMVIHLWALLVFGVLWLIEWGITKHDDRMFRIIGLWLKTKVRNMYESAFTRLWGGSSYSPVDYSAPSINDIRGEV
- a CDS encoding TrbC/VirB2 family protein; translation: MKKHIQAAQIVVGALALVAASQAFAVDTGASSLNSMHSWVMLWIPAACILGIVAIGAGIFFHLIKFHQVVNPVLGLIIIGSASAIVGFFGLV
- the korA gene encoding KorA family transcriptional regulator; its protein translation is MKKKVVYLAMLGQLESILREWRVVRVAIHRIEKREWIPFLDIENDAGQAYTCAFRVKKSLEPRTWSDLRALVDWLDTKVGVKECQLSFSDFEWESETLTLE
- a CDS encoding lytic transglycosylase domain-containing protein; translation: MHPLTVAYLVSAESHNNQFAINVNGGHSLDRQPTTEQEARNALAKLDARGWNYDVGYAQINSANFRSLGLTGTQLLDPCTNLRAGAQVLGDCYARAVQQVGEGQAALQRALSCYNTGNQQKGFANGYVKRVVAQVKLKIPALLDGPIDPNTSSSSSSNVSDPAGPAPAAAQLTQQQNPPASNQRTQLGEPGAANQIEAGAFAHPEIGAYIRRASTKGDQ